The following proteins are encoded in a genomic region of Xanthomonas cassavae CFBP 4642:
- a CDS encoding Phi-Lf prophage-derived major coat protein has protein sequence MGDILAGVSGAEAATAMIAAAAIIALVGFTKWGAKKVASFFG, from the coding sequence ATGGGTGACATTCTGGCTGGCGTGAGCGGTGCTGAAGCTGCAACCGCGATGATCGCAGCGGCCGCAATCATTGCCTTGGTGGGCTTCACCAAGTGGGGTGCTAAGAAGGTTGCAAGCTTCTTCGGCTAA
- a CDS encoding attachment protein, whose protein sequence is MCRDSADACDQGQAFLAARMLADQRGVDLCKLVGGSNSLYKGPDVVADSAGIYNAQATCSIGGPASAGSTFYSKTCAQRPPLIGASSSDGSGFSCDDGCFYNFTVGASGGSGMYPSGATCSAGDAPPSTPGDDGGDGDGGSDGGGDGGSDGGGDGGSDGGGDGGSDGGGDGGSDGGGDGDGDGDGDGDGDGDGDTPGDGDGTTPGEGEGGEGAPMSELYKKSGKTVESVLSKFNTQVRGTPMVAGITDFMTVPSGGSCPVFSLRASKFWDAMTINFHCGGDFLAFLRAAGWVILAIAAYAALRIAVT, encoded by the coding sequence ATGTGTAGAGATTCGGCTGACGCCTGCGATCAAGGGCAGGCGTTTTTGGCTGCTCGCATGCTGGCCGATCAGCGCGGCGTTGATTTGTGCAAGCTAGTCGGCGGTTCCAATTCGCTTTACAAGGGGCCGGATGTTGTTGCCGACAGTGCTGGCATTTATAACGCACAGGCGACGTGTAGCATTGGTGGGCCTGCTAGTGCTGGTTCTACGTTTTACAGCAAAACGTGTGCCCAGCGTCCCCCGTTGATTGGTGCGTCTTCTTCCGATGGCAGCGGTTTTAGCTGCGATGACGGCTGCTTCTACAACTTCACTGTTGGTGCTTCAGGCGGCAGCGGCATGTATCCCAGCGGTGCCACTTGCTCCGCAGGCGACGCGCCGCCTTCTACTCCGGGCGATGACGGCGGTGATGGTGACGGCGGCAGCGATGGTGGTGGAGATGGTGGCAGTGACGGTGGTGGAGACGGTGGAAGCGATGGCGGTGGTGACGGCGGCAGTGATGGTGGTGGAGACGGTGGCAGTGATGGCGGTGGCGACGGCGACGGCGATGGTGATGGCGACGGCGACGGCGACGGTGACGGTGATACTCCTGGCGATGGTGACGGCACTACGCCCGGTGAGGGTGAAGGCGGTGAGGGCGCTCCCATGTCCGAGCTCTACAAAAAAAGCGGCAAGACTGTTGAGTCTGTGCTGAGCAAATTCAATACGCAGGTGCGTGGCACGCCCATGGTCGCCGGCATCACGGACTTCATGACCGTGCCCTCGGGTGGATCGTGTCCGGTGTTTTCGCTGCGCGCGTCGAAGTTTTGGGACGCCATGACGATCAATTTTCACTGCGGCGGCGATTTCCTGGCGTTCTTGCGCGCGGCGGGCTGGGTGATCCTCGCGATTGCTGCGTACGCTGCTCTTCGCATTGCTGTGACCTGA
- a CDS encoding minor coat protein, whose protein sequence is MQAGWFNDLTAWLWRAVKLVWQAVVDFVGDLFVMWLEQSLAAILYVLTLLPMPDFMKGQSIGGMLGNAGSTILWFADVFKIGPALVMIGAAMVFYLLRRVLTVGIW, encoded by the coding sequence ATGCAAGCAGGTTGGTTCAACGATTTGACCGCATGGCTGTGGCGTGCCGTCAAACTGGTATGGCAGGCGGTTGTCGATTTCGTTGGCGACCTGTTCGTCATGTGGCTTGAACAGTCGCTGGCGGCCATTCTCTACGTGTTGACGTTGCTGCCCATGCCGGACTTCATGAAGGGCCAGAGCATTGGCGGTATGCTCGGTAACGCCGGCAGCACAATCTTGTGGTTCGCCGATGTGTTCAAGATCGGTCCCGCGTTGGTGATGATTGGTGCGGCCATGGTGTTCTATTTGTTGCGTCGCGTTCTGACGGTCGGGATTTGGTGA
- a CDS encoding zonular occludens toxin family protein, giving the protein MLVFNEGVPRAGKSYDAVKNHILPALKKGRRVFARLNGLRFDRIAKHLGIAESDVQSLLVLVDTKNVTKLFACTQDESGKWCIPDEFKDALVVIDEVHEFYVNERKPLAPAVENFWALLGQNGGDAVIMTQWINRLHSAVKARIEKKNTFQKMTAIGMKGRYRVTYFHTTSPGKFEKVGGQTLKYDPAIFPLYDGYAPGAENTEVYEEGGKNVWAAMAVRAAIFIVVGVVGIYFFVHYFTKDRSDPNKPVASASQTNKPTHVGAGLANGAPSVPIQPPPPDPLADLTQEQRYVAELANKGRIRLSARARVGDQDRAWVQWIDESNNVIEELDLTQLRALGYSVSVVTYGVRLSAGKHIMVATAWPWTAPIREKDARLYNMAPDGSGGAAGVATVGSDGGGADRDRVRGGVIEYGPRTQGTFPDNKAYTTNTTTPATTLQM; this is encoded by the coding sequence ATGCTAGTTTTCAACGAAGGTGTGCCGCGTGCCGGCAAGAGCTACGACGCGGTAAAGAATCACATCCTCCCCGCGCTCAAGAAGGGCCGGCGCGTGTTCGCACGTCTCAACGGCTTGCGGTTTGATCGCATTGCTAAGCACCTGGGCATTGCCGAAAGCGATGTGCAAAGCCTGCTCGTTTTGGTCGATACGAAAAACGTGACCAAGCTTTTTGCGTGCACGCAGGATGAGTCGGGCAAGTGGTGCATTCCGGACGAGTTCAAAGATGCGTTAGTCGTCATTGATGAGGTGCACGAGTTCTACGTCAATGAGCGCAAGCCGCTCGCGCCGGCAGTGGAGAATTTCTGGGCGCTGCTCGGCCAGAACGGCGGCGATGCGGTCATCATGACGCAATGGATCAACCGCCTGCACTCGGCGGTCAAGGCGCGCATCGAGAAGAAAAACACCTTCCAGAAGATGACCGCCATCGGTATGAAGGGCCGGTATCGCGTGACGTATTTCCACACCACTTCGCCGGGCAAGTTTGAGAAGGTGGGCGGTCAGACGCTCAAGTACGATCCTGCGATTTTTCCGCTGTATGACGGCTATGCCCCTGGTGCCGAAAACACGGAGGTCTACGAAGAGGGCGGCAAAAACGTCTGGGCGGCGATGGCGGTGCGTGCTGCCATCTTCATCGTCGTGGGTGTTGTTGGCATCTACTTCTTCGTGCACTACTTCACCAAGGATCGTTCCGATCCGAACAAGCCGGTGGCCTCGGCCAGCCAGACCAACAAGCCCACGCACGTGGGTGCGGGCTTGGCAAATGGCGCGCCAAGCGTGCCGATCCAGCCGCCGCCGCCCGATCCGCTTGCCGATCTCACGCAGGAACAGCGCTATGTCGCCGAGCTTGCCAACAAGGGCCGCATTCGGCTGTCGGCGCGTGCGCGGGTAGGGGATCAGGACCGGGCCTGGGTCCAATGGATCGATGAGAGCAACAACGTCATTGAGGAATTGGACCTCACGCAGCTGCGCGCCCTGGGCTACAGCGTCAGCGTCGTCACGTACGGCGTTCGCCTGTCAGCAGGCAAGCACATAATGGTGGCCACCGCGTGGCCCTGGACCGCGCCCATACGTGAGAAGGACGCACGGCTCTACAACATGGCCCCCGATGGGAGCGGCGGCGCTGCTGGCGTTGCGACCGTAGGGAGTGACGGCGGCGGCGCTGACCGCGACCGGGTGCGAGGCGGTGTCATTGAGTACGGGCCGCGTACGCAGGGCACGTTCCCGGACAACAAGGCCTACACCACGAACACCACGACGCCGGCCACTACCTTGCAGATGTAG
- a CDS encoding DUF3653 domain-containing protein, giving the protein MTLDTYDRVDLTGPWAGFGFQGHRFFTPEGRDIDPVGMRYWSLTCNIAREWALMMAEERERVWHARPAEVIYLRDVLRRRREMRLSVVDGAGSADRSTVIRRTRGPRGPRRG; this is encoded by the coding sequence ATGACGCTAGACACCTACGATCGCGTAGACCTAACCGGCCCTTGGGCCGGTTTTGGTTTTCAGGGGCATCGGTTTTTCACTCCCGAAGGCCGAGATATCGACCCGGTGGGAATGCGGTACTGGTCGCTCACATGCAACATCGCCCGCGAGTGGGCGCTGATGATGGCCGAGGAACGCGAGCGCGTGTGGCATGCCAGGCCGGCCGAGGTGATCTACCTGCGGGACGTGCTCCGGCGCAGGCGTGAAATGCGGCTATCAGTGGTGGATGGCGCGGGGTCCGCCGATCGATCGACGGTGATCCGTAGGACGCGTGGGCCACGAGGTCCACGGCGCGGGTAA
- a CDS encoding TraX family protein codes for MTSGGREFLKWLAAAFMTGDHVLKVLAIGYVPVVTELGRVAFPLFALVLAYNLAQPKADVEKSVKRLFLWGLIATPVSAIAFQRVFPLNVLLSFALAAVCILAIERGRWVFFALCALLAPTAVDYRWSGLAIVLCAWVFWRDPWQWRLSRGVLALVLIVLPVALLCLVNDTPWGLLALPLLLLAKVRIPVPRSRRAFYFYYVGHLLVLSLLSYAVP; via the coding sequence GTGACCAGTGGTGGACGCGAATTCCTCAAGTGGTTAGCTGCCGCCTTCATGACAGGCGATCACGTCTTGAAGGTTCTTGCGATTGGATACGTGCCAGTCGTGACAGAATTAGGGCGGGTGGCATTTCCGCTGTTTGCGCTGGTGCTCGCCTATAACCTTGCCCAGCCCAAGGCGGATGTCGAGAAGTCTGTAAAGCGGCTGTTTCTCTGGGGTCTTATCGCCACGCCGGTTTCAGCTATCGCATTTCAGCGCGTTTTTCCGCTGAACGTTCTGCTGTCTTTTGCATTGGCGGCAGTCTGCATTCTGGCGATCGAGCGCGGCCGCTGGGTTTTCTTTGCTTTATGCGCGCTTCTGGCGCCAACGGCGGTCGACTATCGATGGAGCGGGCTGGCAATCGTGCTGTGCGCGTGGGTGTTCTGGCGTGACCCATGGCAGTGGCGCCTGTCCAGGGGCGTACTGGCGCTGGTGCTGATAGTGTTGCCGGTGGCGCTGCTGTGCTTGGTCAACGACACCCCTTGGGGGTTGCTGGCGCTGCCATTGCTGTTACTTGCGAAAGTGCGCATACCGGTTCCGCGCTCGCGCCGGGCGTTCTATTTTTACTACGTGGGGCATCTACTGGTATTGAGCCTGCTGTCTTACGCAGTGCCCTGA
- a CDS encoding NfuA family Fe-S biogenesis protein — MIQISDKAQTYFRKLIEREGVPGMGVRLSAVDPGTPRADARLEFAEPADLNGDEWAIDCDGFTLYVVAASVPWVDGAEIDYVTQSTGNQQLTIKAPKIKGEAPAESASMVERVRWVVENEVNPQLASHGGRVAVQEVSADGVVLLRFGGGCHGCGMADVTLKQGIEKTLMGRVPGVTAVRDATDHATGDAPYIPRDSAA, encoded by the coding sequence ATGATCCAGATATCCGACAAAGCCCAGACCTATTTCCGCAAGCTCATCGAACGCGAGGGCGTGCCCGGCATGGGTGTACGCCTGAGCGCAGTGGACCCGGGGACCCCGCGTGCCGATGCCAGGCTCGAATTCGCAGAGCCGGCCGATCTCAACGGCGATGAGTGGGCGATCGATTGCGACGGCTTCACTTTATATGTGGTCGCCGCCAGCGTGCCGTGGGTGGATGGTGCCGAGATCGATTACGTCACCCAATCCACCGGCAACCAGCAACTGACCATCAAGGCGCCCAAGATCAAGGGCGAGGCGCCGGCCGAATCGGCGTCGATGGTGGAGCGTGTGCGCTGGGTGGTCGAGAACGAGGTCAACCCGCAGCTCGCCTCGCACGGTGGCCGCGTGGCGGTGCAGGAAGTCTCCGCCGATGGCGTGGTGCTGCTGCGCTTCGGCGGCGGTTGCCATGGCTGTGGCATGGCCGATGTCACGCTCAAGCAGGGCATCGAGAAGACCTTGATGGGGCGCGTGCCCGGAGTGACCGCGGTGCGCGATGCGACCGATCACGCCACCGGCGACGCCCCGTACATTCCGCGCGACAGCGCGGCCTGA
- a CDS encoding 4a-hydroxytetrahydrobiopterin dehydratase, translated as MTDLIPLEQAHCLPRKGSDHKLGEARLAELLPQVPGWELTEAGTAITRTFRFADYYRTLAFVNALAWIAHREDHHPDLGVHYDRVVVRYSTHDVGGLSENDFICAAKAAQLYHQGVTA; from the coding sequence ATGACCGATCTGATTCCCCTGGAGCAGGCCCACTGCCTCCCGCGCAAGGGCAGCGACCACAAACTGGGCGAAGCGCGCCTGGCCGAACTGCTCCCGCAGGTGCCCGGCTGGGAGCTGACCGAGGCCGGTACCGCGATCACGCGGACGTTCCGGTTTGCCGACTATTACCGCACCCTGGCCTTCGTGAATGCGCTGGCCTGGATCGCCCACCGCGAAGACCACCATCCTGACCTGGGCGTGCACTACGACCGGGTCGTGGTGCGCTATTCCACCCACGACGTGGGCGGGCTGAGCGAAAACGACTTCATCTGCGCCGCGAAGGCCGCGCAACTCTACCACCAGGGAGTCACTGCATGA
- a CDS encoding energy transducer TonB has protein sequence MSMSRATLAGLALAAGLTGCGKSSQQPAAPTVAPTELAAIKTPPPEYAPELACAGVGGTSVLRVVIGNEGKPTDVSVTRSSGQPVLDEAALKRVREWQFKPATRNGQAVPQTIQVPVAFKPPVPRPDECFAIEERARRGG, from the coding sequence ATGAGTATGTCTCGCGCCACCCTCGCCGGCCTGGCCCTGGCGGCCGGCCTGACCGGCTGCGGCAAGTCCTCGCAACAGCCGGCAGCGCCCACGGTGGCCCCCACCGAGCTGGCCGCGATAAAGACCCCGCCTCCGGAATACGCGCCCGAGCTGGCCTGCGCCGGCGTCGGCGGGACCAGTGTGCTGCGCGTGGTGATCGGAAACGAGGGCAAGCCCACCGATGTGTCGGTGACCCGGAGCAGCGGCCAGCCAGTGCTGGACGAGGCTGCGTTGAAGCGCGTGCGCGAATGGCAGTTCAAGCCCGCTACGCGCAATGGACAGGCAGTGCCGCAAACCATCCAGGTCCCGGTCGCCTTCAAGCCGCCGGTACCACGGCCGGACGAATGCTTCGCCATCGAAGAGCGGGCCCGGCGCGGCGGTTGA
- the zupT gene encoding zinc transporter ZupT — MLEVSSHNVWIALAVTLAAGLATGLGSLMVVFARKPNPRLLAFGLAFAGGAMVYVSLSEILNKSIAAFSNAYNDKLGFTFGTLTFLAGMVLIMVIDRLVPNPHQSLSTDDPQFRDDNRAYIRRVGLMTAIAITAHNFPEGLATFFATLESPAVGMPLAFAIAIHNIPEGIAIAVPVYFATRNKFYAFGASLLSGLAEPIGAGIGYLALADVLSEAVFGTVFGLISGVMVFLALDELLPAAKRYAKGHETVYGLVSGMGTLAISLVLFRFAAP; from the coding sequence ATGCTTGAGGTGTCGTCACACAACGTCTGGATCGCGCTGGCGGTCACCCTGGCCGCAGGCCTGGCTACCGGCCTGGGCAGCCTCATGGTGGTGTTCGCCAGGAAGCCCAACCCGCGCCTGCTCGCATTCGGGCTGGCATTTGCCGGCGGCGCGATGGTGTACGTGTCGTTGTCCGAGATCCTCAACAAGTCGATCGCTGCGTTTTCCAACGCCTACAACGACAAGCTGGGTTTTACCTTCGGCACGCTGACCTTTCTGGCGGGCATGGTGCTGATCATGGTGATCGACCGCCTGGTGCCCAACCCGCACCAGAGCCTGTCCACCGACGATCCGCAGTTTCGCGACGACAACCGCGCCTACATCCGGCGCGTGGGCCTGATGACCGCGATCGCGATCACCGCGCACAATTTCCCCGAAGGTCTGGCGACCTTCTTCGCCACCCTGGAAAGCCCGGCCGTGGGCATGCCGCTGGCGTTCGCTATCGCCATCCACAATATTCCCGAAGGCATCGCGATCGCGGTGCCGGTGTATTTCGCCACCCGCAACAAGTTCTATGCCTTCGGTGCCAGCCTGTTGAGCGGTCTGGCCGAACCGATCGGTGCCGGCATCGGTTATCTGGCGCTGGCGGACGTGCTGTCCGAAGCGGTGTTCGGCACGGTGTTCGGGCTGATCTCCGGGGTGATGGTGTTCCTGGCGCTGGACGAACTGCTGCCGGCCGCCAAGCGCTACGCAAAAGGTCACGAGACCGTGTATGGCCTGGTCTCGGGTATGGGCACCCTCGCCATCAGCCTGGTGTTGTTCCGCTTTGCCGCGCCTTAG
- a CDS encoding DUF1963 domain-containing protein, which yields MIARREPSVSREIRSVCCSWGGAAIDLTFGDCGQATFGIAREDLEDRNFERVAAVVEGH from the coding sequence TTGATCGCCCGGCGCGAACCATCGGTATCGAGGGAGATCCGGTCTGTCTGCTGCAGCTGGGGGGGGGCTGCCATAGACCTCACGTTCGGAGATTGCGGTCAAGCGACTTTTGGGATCGCCAGGGAGGATCTGGAAGACCGCAACTTCGAGCGTGTGGCAGCTGTGGTGGAGGGGCATTAG
- a CDS encoding RluA family pseudouridine synthase, which translates to MTDPQPPKPPADRVGVRILKVPEDRAGQRLDNFLLGQLKGAPRSLIYKLVRSGQVRVNGGRAKAERKLEGGEEVRIPPVRVTEDGDKTAPPASFLARLEAAIVFEDARLLALNKPSGVASHGGSGISFGAIETLRALRPNQSLELVHRLDRDTSGLLIVAKKRSALTELQALMREDDRVEGRGITKRYLTLLVGRMPDGVMTVDAPLHIGLRQGGERHVQVNAIGKPSLSHFRLLERRGGHSYCEVRIETGRTHQIRVHAQHLGHPVAGDDKYGEAEVNKRLREQLGLKRLFLHAASLEFAFDAGKTPYVLSAPLAPELAEALDRLGR; encoded by the coding sequence ATGACCGACCCCCAGCCCCCCAAGCCGCCTGCCGACCGTGTGGGCGTGCGCATTCTCAAAGTTCCGGAAGACCGTGCTGGGCAGCGGCTGGACAATTTCCTGCTCGGCCAGCTCAAGGGCGCGCCGCGTAGCCTGATCTACAAGCTGGTGCGCAGCGGTCAGGTGCGCGTGAATGGCGGGCGGGCCAAGGCCGAACGCAAGCTGGAAGGCGGCGAAGAAGTCCGCATCCCGCCGGTGCGCGTGACCGAGGACGGCGACAAGACTGCGCCACCGGCATCGTTCCTGGCCCGGCTGGAAGCGGCGATCGTGTTCGAGGACGCGCGCCTGCTGGCGCTGAACAAGCCTTCGGGCGTGGCCAGCCATGGCGGCAGCGGCATCAGCTTCGGCGCGATCGAAACCCTGCGCGCGCTCCGCCCGAACCAGAGCCTGGAGCTGGTGCACCGGCTCGACCGCGATACCTCCGGCCTGTTGATCGTGGCCAAGAAACGCTCGGCGCTGACCGAATTGCAGGCGCTGATGCGCGAGGACGACCGCGTCGAAGGCCGCGGCATTACCAAGCGCTACCTGACCCTGCTGGTCGGGCGCATGCCCGATGGGGTGATGACGGTCGATGCGCCCCTGCATATCGGCCTGCGCCAGGGCGGCGAGCGGCACGTGCAGGTGAATGCGATCGGCAAGCCCTCGCTGAGCCACTTCAGGTTGCTGGAACGGCGCGGTGGGCATTCGTATTGCGAGGTCCGCATCGAGACCGGGCGCACCCACCAGATCCGTGTGCATGCCCAGCATCTGGGCCACCCGGTGGCCGGCGACGACAAATACGGCGAGGCCGAGGTCAACAAGCGCCTGCGCGAGCAGCTTGGCCTGAAGCGGCTGTTTCTGCATGCCGCATCGCTGGAGTTCGCGTTCGACGCCGGCAAGACCCCTTACGTGCTCAGCGCGCCGCTGGCGCCGGAGCTGGCCGAAGCCCTGGACCGCCTGGGGCGGTGA